One part of the Sciurus carolinensis chromosome 4, mSciCar1.2, whole genome shotgun sequence genome encodes these proteins:
- the Mchr1 gene encoding melanin-concentrating hormone receptor 1, with translation MDLHSLLLPTGPNASNTSDGPDNLTSAVSPPRVGSVSYINIIMPSVFGTICLLGIVGNSTVIFAVVKKSKLHWCSNVPDIFIINLSVVDLLFLLGMPFMIHQLMGNGVWHFGETMCTLITAMDANSQFTSTYILTAMAIDRYLATVHPISSTKFRKPSVATLVICLLWALSFISITPVWLYARLIPFPGGAVGCGIRLPNPDTDLYWFTLYQFFLAFALPFVVITAAYVRILQRMTSSVAPASQRSIRLRTKRVTRTAIAICLVFFVCWAPYYVLQLTQLSISRPTLTFVYLYNAAISLGYANSCLNPFVYIVLCETFRKRLVLSVKPAAQAQLRTVSNAQTADEERTESKGT, from the coding sequence TGTCGCCTCCTCGTGTGGGGAGTGTCTCCTACATCAACATCATTATGCCTTCGGTGTTCGGCACCATCTGCCTCCTGGGCATCGTGGGGAACTCCACAGTCATCTTCGCAGTGGTGAAGAAGTCCAAGCTGCACTGGTGCAGCAACGTCCCCGACATCTTCATCATCAACCTCTCGGTGGTGGATCTTCTCTTTCTCCTGGGCATGCCCTTCATGATCCACCAGCTCATGGGCAATGGTGTCTGGCACTTTGGGGAGACCATGTGCACCCTGATCACAGCCATGGACGCCAACAGTCAGTTCACTAGCACCTACATCCTGACTGCCATGGCCATTGACCGCTACCTGGCCACAGTCCACCCCATCTCTTCCACCAAGTTCCGGAAGCCCTCAGTGGCTACCCTCGTGATCTGCCTCCTGTGGGCCCTCTCCTTCATCAGCATCACCCCCGTGTGGCTGTACGCAAGGCTCATCCCCTTCCCGGGGGGAGCTGTGGGATGCGGCATCCGCCTGCCCAACCCAGACACTGACCTCTACTGGTTCACCCTCTACCAGTTTTTCTTGGCCTTCGCCCTGCCCTTTGTGGTTATCACCGCTGCATACGTGAGGATCCTGCAGCGTATGACTTCCTCGGTGGCCCCTGCCTCGCAACGCAGTATCCGGCTGCGGACAAAGAGGGTGACCCGCACGGCCATCGCCATCTGCCTGGTTTTCTTTGTGTGCTGGGCGCCCTACTACGTGCTGCAGCTGACCCAGTTGTCCATCAGCCGCCCAACGCTCACTTTTGTCTACCTGTACAATGCGGCCATCAGCTTGGGCTACGCCAACAGCTGCCTCAACCCCTTTGTGTACATCGTGCTCTGTGAGACGTTCCGCAAGCGCCTGGTCCTCTCCGTGAAGCCCGCTGCCCAGGCGCAGCTTCGCACCGTCAGCAACGCTCAGACAGCTGACGAGGAGAGGACAGAAAGCAAAGGCACCTGA